A genomic window from Oceanobacillus timonensis includes:
- a CDS encoding ABC transporter permease, protein MNAVMIVELKKHVQDKGLVFWIFLLPILFTVVFIAIFTAGVDDTARQEVIQSIVPAYIVMFVFFIMISMVQVFIKDRDKGMTARLASTPLKSYFYLFGKWLPFMFIVFFQIIVLFLFGGVVYDISFGEPLILLIVSLFITFTATAIGLAMALTVNTENMGIAITQIIALGGAMLSGLWMPIEMLPDFMQTIAQFLPQYWANQSFQDAMAGTTQTSELFQTLGVLFAIGLAAFMIAIIRYPYFLKRAVN, encoded by the coding sequence ATGAACGCTGTTATGATAGTGGAATTAAAAAAGCATGTACAGGATAAAGGGCTTGTGTTTTGGATATTTCTTCTGCCGATTTTATTTACGGTTGTATTTATTGCTATCTTTACAGCAGGTGTGGATGATACGGCTAGACAGGAAGTTATTCAGTCTATTGTTCCGGCATATATTGTGATGTTCGTCTTTTTTATTATGATTTCGATGGTACAGGTATTTATTAAAGACAGGGATAAAGGGATGACAGCAAGATTGGCTAGCACACCTCTCAAAAGTTATTTCTATCTATTTGGCAAGTGGCTGCCCTTCATGTTTATTGTTTTCTTTCAGATAATTGTGTTATTTTTATTTGGAGGAGTCGTTTACGATATTTCATTTGGTGAGCCGTTGATTCTGCTGATTGTGTCGTTGTTTATAACATTTACAGCCACAGCAATCGGGTTGGCGATGGCGCTTACCGTTAATACGGAAAATATGGGAATTGCAATTACTCAAATCATTGCATTAGGCGGAGCAATGTTGAGCGGATTATGGATGCCGATTGAGATGCTTCCGGATTTTATGCAGACAATCGCTCAATTCTTACCTCAATACTGGGCAAACCAGTCTTTTCAGGATGCGATGGCAGGAACCACGCAAACTTCCGAGTTATTCCAAACGCTAGGCGTATTATTTGCGATTGGTTTAGCGGCATTTATGATTGCCATAATCCGATACCCATATTTTCTGAAACGAGCTGTGAACTAG
- a CDS encoding LytTR family DNA-binding domain-containing protein → MKINIDIDDNHEETQITIQAKEWTQELEDIVNVIKRKKQQRLFGVDEEQTVLLEPKEIDFIHAEKRKIYAVSKEWRFEVRMKLYEVEEFLIPHGFMRFSKSVIGNIHRIEKFEASFNGNLCVYFQSGNKEHITRKYVSAIKDKLMQGGQ, encoded by the coding sequence ATGAAAATAAACATTGATATCGATGATAACCATGAAGAAACGCAAATCACTATCCAGGCCAAGGAATGGACGCAGGAACTGGAGGATATTGTGAATGTGATCAAAAGGAAAAAACAGCAGCGTTTATTTGGGGTTGATGAAGAACAGACGGTCCTGCTGGAGCCAAAGGAGATTGATTTTATCCATGCGGAAAAACGAAAAATCTATGCGGTGTCCAAAGAGTGGCGTTTTGAAGTGCGAATGAAGCTGTATGAAGTGGAGGAGTTCCTGATCCCCCATGGTTTTATGCGTTTTTCCAAGTCGGTTATCGGGAATATTCATCGTATTGAAAAATTTGAAGCATCCTTTAATGGGAATTTATGTGTTTATTTTCAATCCGGCAACAAGGAACATATTACGCGAAAATATGTCAGTGCCATTAAAGATAAACTGATGCAGGGAGGGCAGTAA
- a CDS encoding DUF3021 domain-containing protein, which produces MILEIVKRSTLGIAFGAILTFIVLTIMKLNAVESTVSEIWMHMGASMLMGIYFGVSSLIFGESGNHLIKKSIIHLVLTYSFWLIIAGLVGWIPLNGWVILWGSLIFILLYVVNWFCWYLYFKRQEAALNKYLHKNK; this is translated from the coding sequence ATGATACTTGAAATAGTAAAGCGTTCGACGCTGGGTATCGCTTTCGGAGCGATATTAACGTTTATTGTCCTCACCATTATGAAACTCAATGCCGTGGAGTCAACAGTTTCTGAAATATGGATGCATATGGGAGCAAGCATGTTAATGGGAATCTATTTTGGAGTATCTTCGCTTATTTTTGGAGAAAGCGGGAACCATCTGATTAAAAAATCAATTATCCATTTAGTCCTTACGTATAGTTTCTGGCTGATTATTGCTGGTTTAGTCGGCTGGATTCCTCTCAACGGCTGGGTTATTTTATGGGGCAGTTTGATTTTTATCCTTCTGTATGTCGTCAACTGGTTCTGCTGGTATCTATACTTTAAAAGACAGGAAGCAGCGTTAAATAAATATTTGCATAAAAATAAATAG
- a CDS encoding AraC family transcriptional regulator translates to MNHSAIISLYESQHKDKDLVEAHDHVTHQILYILEGEGECTLNKKDFYTEKDYFIIIPPETTHAITAKSKMTVLVLEFDATVLGVDVQNELVQTIFDEPRVQKLSVFDSSELRQLLRKMLYEQSHGDHFWKMALQTYMIELLFTIARSYQEITQPQDMNSLRVERLKQFIETRYFEITNAEDIANRMDMSTRYIQTIFKEYYGYTPLQYLTKIRLAAVKEMLVETNKDIISICFEVGFESIPTLYRLFKKDTGIPPNKYREITKKNNREK, encoded by the coding sequence ATGAACCATTCAGCGATTATCTCACTGTATGAGAGTCAGCATAAAGATAAAGATTTAGTGGAGGCTCATGACCATGTAACCCACCAAATCTTATACATATTAGAAGGCGAGGGGGAGTGTACGCTTAATAAAAAAGACTTCTATACTGAAAAGGATTATTTTATTATTATTCCTCCAGAAACAACACATGCAATTACAGCTAAATCCAAAATGACTGTATTAGTACTAGAATTTGACGCAACGGTGTTGGGAGTCGATGTTCAAAATGAATTAGTACAGACAATTTTTGATGAACCTCGTGTTCAAAAATTAAGCGTATTCGATAGCAGTGAACTTCGTCAACTTTTACGTAAAATGTTATATGAGCAATCACATGGAGACCATTTTTGGAAGATGGCTTTGCAAACCTATATGATTGAATTGTTATTTACTATTGCTCGGTCTTACCAGGAAATCACACAGCCACAAGATATGAACAGTTTAAGAGTGGAACGATTAAAACAATTCATTGAAACACGTTACTTTGAAATTACAAATGCAGAGGACATCGCAAATCGAATGGATATGAGTACACGCTATATTCAAACTATCTTTAAAGAGTATTATGGTTATACTCCCTTACAATACTTAACAAAGATACGGTTAGCTGCAGTTAAAGAAATGTTAGTTGAAACAAACAAAGATATTATTTCAATTTGTTTTGAGGTAGGGTTCGAATCCATTCCTACTTTATATCGTTTGTTTAAGAAAGATACAGGCATTCCTCCAAACAAATACAGAGAAATCACTAAAAAGAATAACCGTGAAAAGTAA
- a CDS encoding class I SAM-dependent methyltransferase — protein MNQKSLIKKFDKQAEKYDKRRKNDPLYRFRKRIFQETAGNVLEVAIGSGLNFPFYRRDIELTGVDFSSEMLKRAAYAAKDYPFQTTLIQNDVERLDLNENSFDTIISSTSFCAYQEPVGVLNKFQKWCKPDGKILMLEHGISENKLLAGMQKMVDPLALKAVGCHQNRNISAIIEKSDVNLIREERYLAGSLYLIWAKPC, from the coding sequence ATGAATCAAAAATCATTAATTAAAAAATTTGATAAGCAAGCTGAAAAATATGATAAACGGCGCAAAAATGATCCATTGTATCGATTTCGCAAGCGAATTTTTCAAGAAACAGCGGGGAACGTTCTGGAAGTTGCTATTGGTTCAGGTCTTAACTTTCCTTTTTATCGTAGAGATATCGAACTGACAGGAGTGGATTTTAGCTCCGAAATGTTGAAAAGAGCAGCGTATGCGGCAAAAGATTATCCTTTTCAAACGACACTTATCCAAAATGATGTTGAAAGACTTGATTTAAATGAAAACAGCTTTGATACAATCATATCGTCTACTAGTTTTTGTGCCTACCAAGAACCAGTGGGGGTCCTGAATAAGTTTCAAAAGTGGTGTAAGCCGGATGGGAAAATACTGATGCTGGAACATGGCATTAGCGAAAATAAACTCCTGGCAGGAATGCAAAAAATGGTAGATCCATTGGCTTTAAAGGCTGTAGGCTGTCATCAAAATAGAAATATATCTGCTATTATAGAAAAGTCTGATGTAAATCTGATTAGAGAAGAACGTTACTTGGCGGGTTCCTTATATTTGATATGGGCTAAGCCATGTTAA
- a CDS encoding ABC transporter ATP-binding protein — translation MLTVQNVTKRYDKTEALKNVSMTIPEGTCYGLVGPNGAGKSTLIKMITSIIRDYQGKIEWNKQRISDKTKQKFGYVPQDIVLEEHITASGNLYLFGRIYGLKGNKLAQRTREVLTQIGLSERSKDKVATFSGGMKRRLNIGCALMHNPELIIMDEPTVGIDPQSRQYIFQMIEELKIAGKTVIYASHYMEEVERLCDDVAFLDRGKLIENGAVGELLQQYAVPSIYIKADCISEEQLESYGEVSQEKDAFLIYTEEALSAMENLISYCRENNIDVERLELVRPRLEDVFFRLTGSNLRD, via the coding sequence ATGCTGACGGTTCAAAACGTAACAAAGCGTTATGATAAAACGGAAGCACTAAAAAATGTTTCCATGACTATCCCTGAGGGAACCTGTTATGGGCTTGTCGGCCCAAATGGCGCAGGAAAATCCACATTAATTAAAATGATTACATCTATTATTCGCGATTACCAAGGAAAAATCGAATGGAATAAACAACGCATCTCAGACAAAACAAAACAGAAATTTGGATATGTTCCACAGGATATTGTTTTGGAGGAGCATATCACAGCGTCTGGCAACTTATATTTATTTGGCAGAATATATGGGTTAAAAGGAAACAAATTGGCCCAGCGGACAAGAGAAGTGTTAACACAAATTGGTCTTAGCGAAAGGAGCAAGGATAAAGTAGCTACTTTTTCAGGAGGGATGAAGCGGAGACTGAATATTGGATGTGCACTGATGCATAATCCGGAGCTTATCATTATGGATGAGCCGACGGTTGGCATAGATCCACAATCACGACAATATATTTTTCAAATGATTGAAGAACTGAAAATTGCTGGAAAGACTGTTATCTATGCGAGTCATTACATGGAGGAAGTGGAAAGACTCTGTGATGATGTTGCTTTTCTCGATCGAGGGAAATTGATTGAAAATGGTGCGGTTGGTGAATTACTCCAACAATATGCAGTTCCTTCCATTTATATTAAAGCAGACTGTATTTCAGAGGAACAGCTGGAATCGTATGGTGAAGTTTCGCAGGAGAAGGATGCATTTTTAATCTATACAGAAGAAGCTCTGTCAGCAATGGAAAATCTGATTTCTTATTGTAGAGAAAATAATATAGATGTAGAGCGGTTAGAACTTGTCCGTCCGCGGTTAGAGGATGTATTTTTTAGACTGACTGGAAGTAATTTGAGAGATTAA
- a CDS encoding alpha/beta fold hydrolase, which produces MGLHEVSFMSFSEQDTIKGWIYTPIRKPKGIVQLVHGFGEHSRRYLHMILRLNEEGYIVACDDHIGHGKTAYDSGNWENWGEEGYMTMAEDEHQLRKIVQDEFPDVPFFLFGHSMGSMIVRSYLTKYGEGVKGAILCGTSGVWPNAPELRAELKGRIDAGEGDQVDPEVQGKLMGWMTERIDQPNTANDWISGDPDVVADHANDPFNNFVSPPNIRSLYYFVEMMEQIIGKEWAEKVPVSIPIYNIAGDQDPVGLYGEGVYAVTNWLAETNHAVTTKLYSGYRHEIHNYRDIREEVEDGIVDFIEGVLNKGVR; this is translated from the coding sequence ATGGGATTACATGAAGTATCATTTATGTCATTTAGTGAGCAGGATACCATTAAAGGATGGATTTATACACCAATACGTAAACCCAAAGGCATTGTTCAGCTGGTACATGGGTTTGGAGAACATTCCAGAAGATATTTGCATATGATTTTACGGTTGAATGAGGAAGGGTATATTGTAGCTTGTGATGATCATATTGGTCATGGGAAGACGGCATATGATTCCGGCAATTGGGAAAATTGGGGAGAGGAAGGTTATATGACGATGGCAGAAGATGAACATCAACTACGCAAAATTGTGCAGGACGAGTTCCCTGATGTACCATTTTTCTTGTTTGGTCACAGTATGGGCTCTATGATAGTCCGAAGCTATCTCACGAAGTATGGAGAAGGTGTAAAAGGAGCAATTCTATGTGGAACGTCAGGAGTCTGGCCGAATGCTCCTGAATTACGCGCAGAATTAAAAGGTCGGATCGATGCAGGGGAAGGTGATCAGGTTGATCCAGAAGTGCAAGGCAAGTTAATGGGCTGGATGACAGAGCGGATTGATCAACCGAATACAGCAAATGACTGGATTAGTGGGGATCCAGATGTTGTAGCAGATCATGCGAACGATCCATTTAATAACTTTGTATCCCCGCCGAATATACGGTCTTTATATTACTTTGTGGAAATGATGGAGCAAATTATTGGAAAAGAGTGGGCAGAGAAGGTTCCTGTTTCCATTCCTATATATAATATTGCTGGTGATCAGGATCCTGTCGGTTTATATGGAGAAGGTGTATATGCTGTAACGAATTGGTTAGCAGAAACAAATCATGCGGTAACAACAAAACTGTACAGCGGTTACCGTCACGAAATTCATAACTATCGTGATATTCGAGAAGAAGTGGAAGATGGTATTGTTGACTTTATAGAAGGTGTGCTAAATAAAGGAGTAAGGTAA
- a CDS encoding PLP-dependent aminotransferase family protein, whose amino-acid sequence MKKPKYQIIIDFIKEKISKGEWAIGSQIPSQRHLAKMFGVNRSTIIIALEELMADGLIEGIAGKGTVVTNNTWTLMGNHFSTNWNGNVTQGIHKPSVSTVQEINDAESDNRFIQLSKGELSPALFPLKEMQDIIQKVSNQLTPFGYEEPKGNKKLRQTISHYLKERGIHVSPSSILIVSGALQALYLISIGLLKEKSTVFLEKPSYLYSLSVFQSAGMDLDGLPMDNKGVKVDSIFQRKEIGRNILYIIPTFHNPTGILMEEERREELMEYCIREQIPIIEDDVYRDLWLDNSPPEPLKAQDRHGNVLYIGSLSKTLSPGLRIGWLVGPESVIDRLADLKMQLDYGSSTLSQLAAEKWLSSGMYEHHMENVRKQLKVRRQRALDALEKYLDAFATWNVPKGSFFIWVKIKPAFKVKKLFEKALSKGILINPGSIYKEKEGQFIRLSYGFASLDEIEKGIYQLSEIIKNNKVEQKY is encoded by the coding sequence ATGAAAAAGCCAAAATATCAAATCATTATTGATTTTATAAAAGAGAAAATTTCTAAGGGAGAGTGGGCGATTGGAAGTCAAATTCCGAGTCAGCGTCATTTGGCGAAAATGTTTGGAGTGAATCGAAGTACAATTATCATAGCATTAGAGGAGTTAATGGCAGATGGATTGATAGAAGGCATAGCAGGGAAAGGGACTGTTGTTACCAATAATACATGGACATTAATGGGAAACCATTTTTCAACCAACTGGAATGGAAATGTCACACAAGGTATTCATAAGCCAAGTGTCTCAACCGTACAAGAAATCAATGATGCAGAATCAGATAATCGTTTCATTCAATTAAGCAAAGGAGAATTATCGCCAGCGTTATTCCCTTTAAAGGAGATGCAGGATATCATCCAAAAGGTCTCGAATCAATTGACTCCATTCGGGTATGAAGAACCAAAAGGGAATAAAAAGCTGCGTCAGACCATTAGTCATTATCTGAAAGAAAGAGGTATCCATGTGTCCCCATCATCCATTTTAATTGTTTCTGGTGCACTTCAAGCTTTATACCTTATTTCTATCGGCCTTTTGAAGGAAAAATCAACGGTCTTCTTGGAAAAACCTTCCTACCTCTACTCGTTATCTGTTTTTCAATCAGCTGGGATGGATTTGGATGGATTACCAATGGATAATAAAGGGGTCAAGGTTGATTCCATTTTTCAAAGGAAGGAAATAGGCAGAAACATTTTATATATCATCCCAACCTTTCATAATCCAACCGGCATCTTAATGGAGGAGGAAAGGAGAGAGGAATTAATGGAATACTGCATCAGAGAGCAGATCCCTATTATTGAAGATGATGTGTATCGTGATTTATGGCTGGATAATTCACCTCCAGAACCGTTAAAAGCACAAGATCGTCATGGTAATGTTTTATATATTGGGAGTTTATCCAAAACATTAAGTCCCGGTTTACGCATTGGCTGGCTGGTTGGCCCGGAGTCAGTGATTGATCGATTGGCAGACTTGAAGATGCAATTAGATTACGGGTCAAGTACATTATCGCAGCTTGCAGCAGAAAAATGGTTATCCAGCGGCATGTATGAACATCATATGGAAAATGTCAGGAAACAGCTGAAAGTTCGTCGGCAAAGAGCGTTAGATGCATTGGAAAAATACTTAGATGCTTTTGCTACTTGGAATGTTCCAAAAGGCAGTTTCTTTATATGGGTGAAAATAAAGCCAGCTTTTAAAGTGAAAAAACTATTTGAAAAAGCATTATCAAAAGGTATTCTTATCAACCCGGGAAGCATCTACAAGGAAAAAGAAGGGCAATTTATACGTTTATCCTATGGATTTGCTTCACTGGATGAAATTGAAAAGGGGATATATCAGTTGAGTGAGATTATTAAAAATAATAAGGTGGAACAAAAATATTGA
- a CDS encoding Uma2 family endonuclease has protein sequence MSIPNKKETYSYADYLTWEENIQLIDGAIFNISPGPSRKHQQVLRELSAAFSVFLKGKECEVFFAPFDVRLFGQDKKDNEINNVVQPDLSIICDSKKLDDKGCNGSPDMIVEILSPASVKLDRWIKYRLYEEAGVKEYWIVDPVNESVEIHQLTDGQYTFKGVFTKSDMISVETLPNLELDLEQIFI, from the coding sequence ATGTCTATTCCAAATAAAAAGGAGACATATTCGTATGCGGATTATCTGACCTGGGAGGAAAACATTCAATTAATTGATGGCGCCATTTTTAATATCTCGCCTGGCCCTTCACGTAAACACCAGCAAGTATTGCGGGAGCTGTCTGCTGCTTTTTCTGTTTTCTTGAAGGGAAAGGAGTGTGAAGTATTTTTTGCTCCCTTTGATGTACGGTTGTTTGGGCAAGATAAGAAGGATAATGAGATAAACAATGTGGTTCAACCTGATTTATCTATTATATGTGATTCTAAAAAATTGGATGACAAAGGATGTAATGGATCTCCAGATATGATTGTCGAAATCCTTTCACCTGCATCAGTTAAACTAGACCGTTGGATAAAATATCGCCTTTACGAGGAAGCGGGAGTGAAAGAATACTGGATTGTTGATCCGGTGAATGAATCTGTAGAAATCCATCAGCTAACTGACGGGCAATATACATTTAAAGGAGTCTTTACAAAAAGCGATATGATTTCTGTTGAGACACTGCCTAATTTAGAATTAGATTTAGAGCAAATATTTATATAG
- a CDS encoding dihydrodipicolinate synthase family protein yields MKKSIYLPNQDGNVFEYKLTQTDGLKKPEHSQFSSRVAYSAAHVVADPFGSDDPVSKPAIDWEHTMKYRHYLWSLGFSVAEAMDTAQRGMGLQWEEAKELISRSVKEAKSVGGDIASGAGTDHLEPGAKVTIEDVIHAYEEQVSYVESAGSKVILMASRALATCAQTPEDYEYVYGRILTQVSQPVILHWLGEMFDPNLKGYWGTNNIDDAMNVCLRIIETHADKIEGIKISLLDDQKEIEMRRLLPENVRMYTGDDFNYPSLIEGDNQGYSDALLGIFDAIAPVASMALQDLDRGDTADFREKLNQTVPLARHIFQHPTYSYKTGVVFLAYLNGHQPHFRMVSGAESSRSILHFSKLFELADQGGVLVDPELAIERMDPVLKLAGIHQMGAVR; encoded by the coding sequence ATGAAAAAATCCATTTATTTACCAAACCAAGATGGAAATGTGTTCGAATATAAATTAACCCAAACAGACGGTTTAAAGAAACCTGAACATAGCCAATTTTCTTCTCGTGTTGCTTATTCTGCTGCTCATGTGGTGGCAGATCCATTTGGAAGTGACGACCCGGTAAGTAAACCAGCTATTGATTGGGAACATACTATGAAATATCGTCATTATTTATGGTCGTTAGGTTTTTCAGTAGCTGAGGCGATGGATACTGCCCAAAGAGGCATGGGACTTCAGTGGGAAGAAGCGAAAGAATTAATTTCCCGTTCAGTAAAAGAGGCCAAGAGTGTAGGAGGGGATATTGCAAGTGGCGCAGGAACGGATCACCTGGAACCCGGGGCAAAAGTTACTATAGAAGATGTTATTCATGCTTACGAAGAGCAAGTGTCGTATGTTGAAAGTGCAGGTAGTAAGGTCATTTTGATGGCAAGTCGAGCACTTGCAACATGTGCCCAAACTCCAGAAGATTACGAGTATGTTTATGGAAGAATACTGACCCAAGTATCACAACCTGTGATTCTACATTGGCTAGGTGAAATGTTTGATCCTAATTTGAAAGGCTATTGGGGGACGAACAATATAGACGATGCTATGAACGTTTGTCTACGAATTATTGAAACACATGCAGATAAAATTGAAGGAATAAAAATTTCTTTACTTGATGATCAGAAGGAAATTGAAATGCGACGTTTATTACCTGAAAACGTACGTATGTATACAGGCGATGACTTTAATTATCCATCTTTAATAGAGGGAGATAATCAAGGTTACAGCGATGCGCTCTTAGGAATTTTTGACGCTATTGCACCTGTTGCATCGATGGCTCTTCAAGATTTAGATAGAGGGGATACTGCTGATTTCCGAGAGAAGTTAAATCAAACTGTCCCTTTAGCTCGACATATCTTTCAACACCCAACATACTCTTATAAAACTGGCGTAGTTTTTTTAGCGTATTTAAATGGACACCAACCTCATTTTCGCATGGTAAGTGGAGCCGAGAGTTCCCGCTCTATACTACATTTTAGTAAACTTTTTGAGTTAGCTGACCAAGGCGGAGTGTTGGTGGATCCAGAACTGGCAATTGAAAGGATGGATCCTGTATTAAAATTAGCAGGTATTCATCAAATGGGGGCAGTAAGATGA
- a CDS encoding Gfo/Idh/MocA family protein: protein MTTHNIGIIMNGVTGRMGTRQHLIRSIVAIREQGGVELDNGDFVMPDPILVGRNKEKLKALAEDYNINRWTTDLSEALEDDRNVIYFDSQTTSLREEGIKRAIQANKHIYCEKPTATSLEGSLKLAQLAKDAGIKNGVVQDKLFLPGIMKLKRLLDSGFFGKVLSVRMEFGYWVFEGDWQEGQRPSWNYKKEEGGGIVVDMFPHWRYVLNHLFGSIKSLSAKTATHIPKRVDEQGEFYHATADDAVYAIFELENDVIASVNSSWAVRVDRDDLLTIQIDGVEGSAVAGLRDCKTQHRVNTPKPVWNPDIENEVDYQTQWEEVPDNQLFENAFKIQWEKFLKHVYQDDAFPWDFLEGAKGMQLANLALKSDEERQFVEVPELDLRSK from the coding sequence ATGACTACACATAATATAGGAATTATTATGAATGGGGTTACAGGAAGAATGGGTACAAGGCAGCATTTAATTCGTTCTATCGTTGCTATTCGTGAACAAGGAGGAGTAGAGTTGGATAATGGGGATTTTGTAATGCCGGATCCTATCCTTGTTGGACGAAACAAAGAAAAATTAAAAGCGCTTGCAGAAGATTATAATATAAATAGATGGACAACGGATTTATCAGAGGCATTGGAAGATGATAGGAATGTAATATATTTTGATTCGCAAACAACTTCTTTACGCGAAGAAGGGATAAAAAGAGCAATCCAAGCAAACAAACATATCTATTGTGAAAAGCCAACTGCTACCTCATTAGAAGGTTCTTTAAAATTGGCTCAACTTGCAAAGGATGCAGGCATAAAAAATGGTGTCGTTCAAGATAAATTATTTTTACCAGGAATCATGAAATTAAAAAGGTTATTGGATTCTGGCTTTTTTGGAAAGGTTTTATCAGTGCGTATGGAATTCGGTTATTGGGTATTTGAAGGAGATTGGCAAGAAGGGCAACGTCCATCCTGGAATTATAAGAAAGAAGAAGGAGGAGGGATTGTTGTTGATATGTTCCCTCACTGGCGCTATGTACTAAATCATCTTTTCGGTTCAATTAAATCTTTATCTGCAAAAACGGCTACTCATATTCCTAAACGAGTGGATGAGCAGGGAGAATTTTATCATGCTACAGCTGATGATGCGGTATATGCAATTTTTGAATTAGAAAATGATGTAATTGCTAGCGTGAACTCTTCTTGGGCAGTTCGTGTGGATCGAGATGACTTATTAACTATACAGATTGACGGGGTAGAGGGCAGCGCTGTTGCCGGATTACGAGATTGTAAGACACAACATAGAGTTAATACCCCAAAACCAGTTTGGAATCCTGATATAGAAAATGAGGTTGATTATCAAACCCAATGGGAAGAGGTACCCGATAATCAATTATTTGAGAATGCTTTTAAAATTCAGTGGGAAAAGTTTTTAAAACATGTTTATCAAGATGATGCTTTCCCATGGGATTTTCTGGAAGGCGCTAAAGGAATGCAACTTGCGAACTTAGCGCTAAAATCTGATGAAGAACGTCAATTTGTAGAAGTGCCAGAATTGGATTTAAGGAGTAAATAA
- a CDS encoding tRNA dihydrouridine synthase — translation MTTNFWRDLPRPFFILAPMEDVTDVVFRHVVAEAGRPDVFFTEFTNTESYCHPEGIYSVRGRLTFTEDEQPMVAHIWGDKPDNFREMSIGMAEMGYKGIDLNMGCPVPNVASKGKGSGLIQRPEVAAEIIQAAKAGGIPVSVKTRLGYSYIDEWRDWLRHVFEQDIANLSIHLRTRKEMSKVDAHWELIGEIKKLRDEIAPDTLLTINGDIPDREAGLKLVEEFGVDGVMIGRGIFKNPFAFEKEPREHSSQELLDLLRLQLDLHDKYSDQEPRAFKPLRRFFKIYVRGFRGASELRHQLMSTETTDEVRELLDKFHLETEDAVMEQ, via the coding sequence ATGACTACTAATTTTTGGCGTGATTTACCACGACCGTTTTTTATATTGGCGCCGATGGAGGATGTAACGGATGTTGTTTTCCGTCACGTTGTAGCGGAAGCTGGCCGCCCAGATGTGTTTTTTACAGAGTTTACGAATACGGAAAGCTATTGTCACCCTGAAGGCATTTATAGTGTTCGTGGGCGTTTGACTTTTACGGAAGACGAACAGCCAATGGTTGCGCACATATGGGGAGACAAGCCGGATAATTTTCGTGAAATGAGCATTGGAATGGCGGAAATGGGCTATAAAGGTATAGACCTTAATATGGGATGCCCTGTGCCTAATGTTGCCTCTAAAGGAAAAGGAAGCGGGCTTATCCAACGTCCGGAAGTAGCAGCGGAAATTATTCAGGCAGCCAAAGCGGGCGGAATTCCTGTCAGTGTAAAAACGCGACTTGGTTATTCATATATAGACGAGTGGCGTGACTGGCTGAGGCACGTGTTTGAGCAGGATATAGCGAATCTTTCCATTCACTTGCGTACGAGAAAGGAAATGAGTAAGGTCGATGCACATTGGGAGCTCATTGGTGAAATCAAGAAACTCCGTGATGAGATTGCACCTGATACATTGTTAACTATCAATGGAGATATACCAGACCGGGAAGCAGGATTAAAGCTTGTGGAAGAATTTGGCGTAGACGGTGTCATGATTGGGCGAGGAATTTTTAAAAATCCATTCGCATTTGAAAAAGAGCCGAGGGAGCATAGCAGTCAGGAATTGCTGGATCTGTTACGACTGCAGCTGGATCTGCATGATAAATATTCAGACCAGGAACCGCGGGCTTTCAAACCATTACGTCGATTTTTTAAAATTTACGTGCGCGGGTTCAGGGGAGCCAGTGAACTAAGACATCAATTGATGAGTACCGAAACAACGGATGAAGTTCGCGAGTTACTAGATAAGTTTCATTTGGAAACGGAAGATGCAGTGATGGAACAGTAA